In Sphingomonas sp. PAMC26645, one DNA window encodes the following:
- a CDS encoding L-serine ammonia-lyase, with translation MTPLTFDRPDEQTRARPDCHQAISILDLFTIGIGPSSSHTVGPMRAAWLFADLVADEKPVAVRVDLFGSLALTGRGHATDSAVMLGLSGAQPETIDPDLIPVRLAAIRSSGRLMLAERVEIGFEESQHLLFHAQTFLPGHPNAVTFTASLGDGRTVERTYFSIGGGAIVEAGSGPVKANILLPRPFSSGAELLATGDATGMTIADIVRENEIAWRPESETDAFLDAVRGAMFASIDRGCRQGGILPGGLKVPRRAKALFEGLQARDTAADPSAVFEWVSLYALAVNEENAAGGRVVTAPTNGAAGVLPAVLRFYETFTKDPTAKGAHDFLLTAAAIGFLYKKRASISAAEMGCQGEVGVACSMAAGALVAALGGTNAQIENAAEIGMEHNLGLTCDPIGGLVQIPCIERNTMGAIKAINAAYLALRGDGRHIVSLDAVIETMRQTGEDMRSQYKETSLGGLAVNVVEC, from the coding sequence ATGACTCCGCTGACCTTTGATCGCCCGGACGAGCAGACTCGCGCTCGTCCCGATTGCCACCAGGCGATCAGCATCCTCGACCTGTTCACGATCGGGATCGGGCCGTCGAGTTCGCATACCGTCGGGCCAATGCGCGCGGCGTGGCTGTTCGCGGATCTGGTCGCGGACGAGAAGCCAGTGGCGGTACGCGTAGACCTGTTTGGTTCGCTGGCGTTGACCGGGCGGGGGCATGCGACCGACAGTGCGGTGATGCTGGGCCTGAGTGGCGCGCAGCCCGAGACGATCGATCCCGACCTGATCCCGGTGCGGCTCGCGGCGATCCGGTCGAGCGGGCGGCTGATGCTGGCCGAGCGGGTGGAGATCGGGTTCGAGGAGAGCCAGCACCTCCTGTTTCATGCGCAGACGTTCCTGCCGGGACATCCCAACGCGGTGACGTTCACCGCCTCGCTCGGCGACGGGCGCACTGTCGAGCGGACCTATTTCTCGATCGGTGGCGGCGCGATCGTCGAGGCTGGCTCGGGGCCGGTGAAGGCGAACATCCTGTTGCCGCGACCGTTCTCGTCGGGGGCGGAACTGCTTGCGACCGGCGATGCGACGGGTATGACGATCGCCGACATCGTCCGCGAGAACGAGATCGCGTGGCGGCCGGAGAGCGAGACCGATGCGTTCCTCGATGCGGTGCGTGGCGCCATGTTCGCGTCGATCGATCGCGGGTGTCGGCAGGGCGGTATCCTGCCTGGTGGGCTGAAGGTGCCGCGGCGGGCGAAGGCGCTATTCGAGGGGTTGCAGGCACGCGATACCGCGGCGGATCCTTCTGCGGTGTTCGAGTGGGTGAGCCTGTATGCGCTCGCGGTGAACGAGGAGAATGCCGCGGGTGGCCGCGTCGTCACCGCGCCGACCAATGGCGCGGCGGGCGTGCTGCCGGCGGTGCTGCGCTTCTACGAGACGTTCACCAAGGACCCGACGGCGAAGGGCGCACACGATTTCCTGCTGACCGCGGCGGCGATCGGGTTCCTCTACAAGAAGCGCGCCTCGATCTCCGCGGCGGAAATGGGCTGCCAGGGTGAAGTGGGCGTGGCGTGCTCGATGGCGGCGGGCGCGCTGGTCGCCGCGCTCGGCGGGACCAATGCGCAGATCGAGAATGCGGCGGAGATCGGCATGGAGCATAACCTCGGCCTCACCTGCGATCCGATCGGCGGGCTGGTCCAGATCCCGTGTATCGAGCGCAATACGATGGGTGCGATCAAGGCGATCAACGCCGCGTATCTGGCGCTGCGGGGGGACGGTCGCCATATCGTCAGCCTTGATGCGGTGATCGAGACGATGCGCCAGACCGGTGAGGACATGCGCTCGCAATATAAGGAGACGTCGCTTGGTGGCCTGGCCGTCAACGTCGTCGAATGCTGA
- a CDS encoding M3 family metallopeptidase: protein MTAPTNPLLDTLSLPRFAELSPDQIAPALDEAIARHEAMVEALTSARPTDFAGAWLPYERANTEIGAIWSAVSHLHGVADTPELRAAYSEGQKRLVENDMKVGQNRDLYEVFVALSVSPEFADLAVEDRVAVEQAIRDFTLSGVALEPEARDRFSEISVELSGLSNEFGSAVLDATDAWSELVTDEADLAGISDADKAMFADAAKAKGQEGWLVTLQQPSVNAVLTFAENRELRARMYRAFATRASDQGPNAGEFDNSARIARILELRHEGAKLLGFTDPVAWSLETKMAPNGAEVIAFLRDLARRAKPAAERDLAELKTFAAEQLGIADFEPWDAGFVSNRLRQDRYAVDAQVVKAYFPVERVMEGWQTLMQRLFGIKLVERDDVSLYHDDARFFDVVDESGTVFAGLYLDLHARTGKRGGAWMAQARPRLHDGNTVTVPVAYLVCNFAPDGGETPSLLSHNDVTTLLHETGHCIHLLFTKVNRPSIAGTNGFEWDAIELPSQLMEDFAWDKDVLTGMSGHYKTGETLPADLFERMVKARHFQAGMFILRQVEFALFDLLLHLGTMGSDPIEVIEAVRDEVAVIRPPAWHRFPHAFSHIFAGGYASGYYSYLYAELLAADGFEAFAEAGLVDRKTGDRFREEVLTRGATRPAADSFRAFRGRDPEPTAMLVRHGLQ, encoded by the coding sequence ATGACTGCCCCGACGAACCCGCTTCTCGATACGCTGTCGCTGCCCCGTTTCGCCGAACTGTCGCCCGACCAGATCGCGCCTGCGCTCGACGAGGCGATCGCGCGGCACGAGGCGATGGTCGAAGCGCTGACGTCCGCGCGGCCGACCGATTTCGCGGGCGCGTGGCTGCCGTACGAGCGGGCGAATACCGAGATCGGCGCGATCTGGTCGGCGGTGTCGCATCTGCACGGCGTCGCGGACACGCCCGAACTGCGCGCGGCGTATTCGGAGGGGCAGAAGCGGCTCGTCGAGAACGACATGAAGGTCGGGCAGAACCGCGATTTGTACGAGGTGTTCGTGGCGCTGAGCGTGTCGCCCGAGTTTGCCGACTTGGCCGTCGAGGATCGGGTAGCGGTCGAGCAGGCGATCCGCGACTTCACGCTGTCGGGCGTGGCGCTGGAGCCCGAGGCGCGCGACCGGTTCAGCGAGATTTCGGTCGAGCTGTCGGGATTGTCGAACGAGTTCGGCAGCGCGGTGCTGGATGCGACCGACGCGTGGTCGGAGCTGGTGACGGACGAGGCCGATCTTGCCGGCATCTCGGATGCGGACAAGGCGATGTTCGCGGATGCCGCCAAGGCGAAGGGGCAGGAAGGCTGGCTGGTCACGCTGCAACAGCCGAGCGTCAACGCGGTGCTGACCTTCGCCGAGAACCGTGAGTTGCGCGCCCGCATGTACCGCGCGTTCGCGACGCGCGCGTCGGATCAGGGGCCGAACGCGGGCGAGTTCGATAACAGCGCCCGGATCGCGCGGATCCTCGAACTGCGGCATGAGGGTGCGAAGCTGCTCGGCTTCACCGATCCGGTCGCGTGGTCGCTGGAGACCAAGATGGCTCCGAACGGCGCCGAAGTGATCGCGTTCCTGCGCGATCTGGCGCGGCGCGCGAAGCCGGCGGCGGAGCGCGACCTTGCCGAGCTCAAGACGTTTGCGGCCGAGCAGCTCGGGATCGCCGATTTCGAGCCTTGGGATGCGGGCTTCGTGTCGAACCGGTTGCGGCAGGATCGCTATGCGGTCGATGCGCAGGTGGTAAAGGCGTATTTCCCGGTCGAGCGCGTGATGGAGGGCTGGCAGACGCTGATGCAGCGGCTATTCGGCATCAAGCTCGTCGAGCGCGACGACGTGTCGCTGTATCATGACGATGCGCGGTTCTTCGACGTGGTGGACGAGAGCGGGACGGTGTTTGCCGGGCTCTACCTCGACCTGCACGCGCGTACCGGCAAGCGTGGTGGCGCGTGGATGGCGCAGGCGCGGCCACGGCTGCACGACGGCAACACCGTGACGGTGCCGGTCGCGTATCTCGTCTGCAATTTTGCGCCGGATGGGGGCGAGACGCCGTCGCTGCTGAGCCACAACGACGTGACCACGCTGCTGCACGAGACCGGCCACTGCATCCACCTCCTCTTCACCAAGGTGAACCGGCCGAGCATCGCCGGCACCAACGGCTTCGAGTGGGACGCGATCGAGCTGCCGAGCCAGCTGATGGAAGATTTCGCCTGGGACAAGGACGTGCTGACCGGCATGTCCGGCCACTACAAGACCGGTGAGACGCTCCCCGCCGACCTGTTCGAGCGGATGGTGAAGGCGCGGCATTTCCAGGCGGGGATGTTCATCCTGCGCCAGGTCGAGTTCGCGCTGTTCGACTTGCTGCTGCATCTGGGCACGATGGGCAGCGATCCGATCGAGGTGATCGAGGCGGTGCGCGACGAGGTGGCGGTAATCCGCCCGCCAGCATGGCACCGCTTCCCGCACGCGTTCAGCCACATCTTCGCTGGCGGCTATGCGTCGGGCTATTACAGCTATCTCTACGCAGAGTTGCTGGCGGCCGATGGCTTCGAGGCGTTCGCCGAGGCCGGCCTGGTCGATCGCAAGACCGGCGACCGGTTCCGCGAGGAAGTGCTCACGCGAGGGGCAACGCGTCCGGCGGCGGACAGCTTCCGTGCATTCCGTGGGCGTGACCCAGAGCCGACCGCGATGCTGGTCCGTCACGGGCTGCAATGA
- the nudC gene encoding NAD(+) diphosphatase, which translates to MEAPGFTGGTLDRSDALRHDPEGLAAAQRDWRARLLVLDGLLPGTTDDGHLAWTSMADMPDDAEPILLGLDETGRPHFAALLAGMRVDNAPAMRSPALMAVLAALAPGEAATYAGARSVIDWHVRHSFCAKCGSPTEMFRAGWARKCPNCGTEHFPRVDPVVIMIAEHDGRALLGRGKGWPPGRYSALAGFVEPAESIEEAVAREILEESGVRVGKVRYVASQPWPFPSSLMMACVAEAEDDAITLDVNELEDAMWVPREMVRAVLRGEDGPFVAPPPYAIAYTLLKEWAGE; encoded by the coding sequence ATGGAGGCCCCTGGGTTCACGGGTGGGACGCTCGACCGGTCGGATGCGCTGCGCCACGATCCGGAAGGGCTGGCGGCGGCGCAGCGCGATTGGCGTGCGCGGTTGCTGGTGCTTGACGGGTTGCTGCCGGGCACGACCGACGACGGGCATCTTGCCTGGACGTCGATGGCGGATATGCCCGACGATGCCGAGCCGATCCTACTTGGGCTCGACGAGACCGGGCGGCCGCATTTCGCGGCGCTGCTGGCGGGCATGCGCGTCGACAACGCGCCGGCGATGCGGTCGCCTGCGCTGATGGCGGTGCTGGCCGCGCTCGCGCCGGGTGAGGCGGCGACGTACGCTGGTGCGCGGAGTGTGATCGACTGGCATGTGCGTCATAGCTTCTGCGCTAAGTGCGGATCGCCGACCGAAATGTTCCGCGCCGGGTGGGCGCGGAAATGTCCGAACTGCGGGACCGAGCATTTCCCGCGGGTCGATCCGGTGGTGATCATGATCGCGGAGCATGATGGGCGTGCGCTGCTCGGGCGGGGCAAGGGGTGGCCGCCGGGGCGGTATTCCGCCTTGGCCGGTTTCGTCGAGCCGGCCGAGTCGATCGAGGAAGCCGTCGCGCGCGAGATCCTCGAGGAATCGGGCGTGCGGGTCGGGAAGGTGCGCTATGTCGCGAGCCAGCCCTGGCCGTTTCCGTCTTCGCTGATGATGGCGTGTGTCGCCGAGGCCGAGGATGATGCAATCACGCTCGACGTGAACGAGCTCGAGGATGCGATGTGGGTGCCGCGCGAGATGGTGCGTGCGGTATTGCGCGGGGAGGACGGGCCGTTCGTGGCGCCGCCGCCTTATGCGATCGCGTACACGCTGCTGAAGGAATGGGCGGGGGAATAG
- a CDS encoding PLP-dependent cysteine synthase family protein: MTGKRVDRRWLSEAVRRIEADYNRSADTHLIRVDLPRYPGIVLYLKDESSHPTGSLKHRLARSLFLYALCNEWIGPETTVIESSSGSTAVSEAYFARMLGLRFIAVMPATTAKPKLDAIRFHGGEIHMVDDPRTVYAVSHRLAAETGGHYLDQFTYAERATDWRGNNNIAESIFAQMAEEEHPCPSWIVCGAGTGGTSATIGRFIRYCRHDTRLCVADPVHSVFHRHFEDRSVVALPEGCASRIEGIGRPRVEPSFVPSVIDRMIAVEDADSIGAMRALSDRLGRRVGGSTGTNLWACAQIVEEMAAAGETGSIVTLLCDGGDRYGCTYYNDAWLDERQVAWTDAAARMTAFLG, translated from the coding sequence ATGACGGGGAAACGCGTCGACCGGCGCTGGTTGTCGGAGGCGGTGCGGCGGATCGAGGCAGACTATAACCGGTCCGCCGACACGCACCTGATCCGCGTCGATTTGCCGCGCTACCCCGGTATCGTCCTCTACCTGAAGGACGAGAGTTCGCATCCGACCGGCAGCCTCAAGCACCGGCTCGCGCGCTCGCTGTTCCTGTACGCGCTGTGCAACGAATGGATCGGGCCGGAGACGACGGTGATCGAATCCTCGTCGGGATCGACCGCGGTGTCGGAGGCGTATTTCGCCAGGATGCTGGGGCTGCGGTTCATCGCAGTGATGCCCGCGACGACCGCCAAGCCCAAGCTCGACGCGATCCGCTTCCACGGCGGCGAGATCCACATGGTCGACGATCCGCGCACCGTCTACGCGGTCTCGCACCGCTTGGCGGCGGAGACCGGCGGGCATTATCTCGATCAGTTCACCTATGCCGAGCGCGCGACCGACTGGCGCGGCAACAATAACATCGCCGAAAGCATTTTCGCGCAGATGGCCGAGGAGGAGCATCCGTGTCCGTCCTGGATCGTCTGCGGCGCGGGCACCGGTGGCACGTCGGCGACGATCGGGCGCTTCATCCGCTATTGCCGGCACGACACCAGATTGTGCGTCGCGGACCCGGTGCACTCGGTGTTCCATCGCCATTTCGAGGACCGCTCGGTGGTCGCGTTGCCCGAAGGGTGCGCGTCGCGGATCGAGGGGATCGGGCGGCCGCGCGTCGAGCCGAGCTTCGTGCCGAGCGTCATCGACCGGATGATCGCGGTCGAGGATGCCGACAGCATCGGGGCGATGCGCGCGCTGTCCGACCGGCTCGGGCGGCGCGTCGGCGGCTCGACCGGGACCAACCTCTGGGCCTGCGCGCAGATCGTCGAGGAGATGGCCGCGGCGGGCGAGACGGGCAGCATCGTCACGCTGTTGTGCGATGGCGGCGACCGCTATGGCTGCACTTATTACAACGATGCATGGCTCGACGAGCGCCAGGTGGCGTGGACCGATGCCGCCGCACGGATGACCGCTTTTCTGGGCTGA
- a CDS encoding thioredoxin domain-containing protein: MKFLTTLAVLPLALAACSKNDSTGNVDQPAAAPVAAAAAPAGQNWTETVVKTPEGYLMGNPNAPIKLVEYGARSCPTCGAFGREAYKPLTEKYVSTGKVSFEFRDFLVHGAPDVALTLLGQCGGVAPFFPILEQMYGNQIAFLDKLQAMTPDQQKALANQPPTVVATKLAEQMGAIDFVKQRGIPEAKARACLADQKQLEVMAKPTENAMQAGTVTGTPTFLINDKKLDQVVSWDQMEKALKAAGA; encoded by the coding sequence ATGAAGTTCCTGACCACGCTCGCCGTCCTGCCGCTCGCGCTCGCCGCCTGCTCGAAGAACGATTCGACCGGCAACGTCGACCAGCCCGCCGCCGCACCGGTAGCAGCCGCCGCAGCCCCCGCCGGCCAGAACTGGACCGAGACGGTCGTGAAGACCCCCGAGGGTTACCTGATGGGCAACCCGAACGCGCCGATCAAGCTCGTCGAATACGGCGCACGCTCGTGCCCGACCTGTGGCGCGTTCGGTCGCGAAGCGTACAAGCCGCTGACCGAAAAGTACGTCTCGACCGGGAAGGTCAGCTTCGAATTCCGCGACTTCCTCGTCCACGGCGCACCCGACGTGGCGCTGACTTTGCTCGGCCAGTGCGGCGGCGTCGCGCCGTTCTTCCCGATCCTCGAGCAGATGTACGGCAACCAGATCGCCTTCCTCGACAAGCTCCAGGCGATGACCCCCGACCAGCAAAAGGCGCTCGCCAACCAGCCGCCGACGGTCGTCGCGACCAAGCTCGCCGAACAGATGGGCGCGATCGATTTCGTCAAGCAGCGCGGGATCCCGGAAGCGAAGGCGCGCGCGTGCCTCGCGGATCAGAAGCAGCTCGAAGTGATGGCCAAGCCGACCGAAAACGCGATGCAGGCCGGGACGGTCACGGGTACGCCGACGTTCCTGATCAACGACAAGAAGCTCGATCAGGTCGTGAGCTGGGATCAGATGGAGAAGGCACTGAAGGCGGCTGGGGCGTAA
- a CDS encoding DciA family protein, with amino-acid sequence MSKPPVSAPKPATPKPATKRVKGRTDPDAPRENRSRAVAELLPAIGGAAFRRFGFVQSSIVSRWPEIVGAKLAGASIPESIRFPVGKKQDGVLTLTVRGAHAPMMQHIAPEIIERVNRFFGYAAIVKVAIRQGEVAAPVPRKAPPSLRPVPVDLGMSLKGIADPELRAVLESLAAGVASTHGLPRIN; translated from the coding sequence ATGAGCAAGCCGCCCGTTTCTGCGCCTAAACCTGCAACGCCCAAGCCGGCGACGAAGCGCGTGAAAGGCAGGACCGACCCCGACGCCCCGCGTGAGAACCGCTCGCGCGCGGTCGCCGAGCTGTTGCCTGCGATCGGCGGCGCAGCATTCCGGCGATTCGGCTTCGTCCAGTCGTCGATCGTCAGCCGCTGGCCAGAGATCGTCGGCGCCAAACTGGCGGGCGCGAGCATCCCCGAATCGATCCGCTTCCCGGTCGGCAAGAAACAGGACGGCGTCCTCACGCTCACCGTCCGCGGCGCGCACGCCCCGATGATGCAGCACATCGCGCCCGAGATCATCGAGCGCGTGAACCGCTTCTTCGGGTACGCCGCCATCGTGAAGGTCGCGATCCGCCAGGGCGAGGTCGCCGCACCCGTCCCACGCAAGGCGCCCCCTTCGTTGCGCCCAGTCCCCGTCGATCTCGGTATGAGCCTGAAGGGCATCGCCGATCCGGAACTGCGCGCCGTCCTCGAATCCCTCGCCGCCGGCGTCGCCTCGACGCACGGCCTTCCCAGGATCAACTGA
- a CDS encoding serine hydrolase domain-containing protein, which translates to MKLVHWISTGGLAALAAATAYAQQAQPRPQVSPQARPTPRMTIPVNALLPATSALFDSYVAQNKMPGIVGAFGAGDGPTLFPSAGKISDAPNAPAAGPDSLWRVYSMSKPITGMSAMMLVEDGKLNLDDPVSKYIPAFKDMRVATSPDTSLATRPATRPITIRNLLTHTAGLGYTIVTKGPLLKEYERLGILPLSVSAAMEEKMRPVRPKSLEEFANRVATLPLIAEPGTKWSYSIGLDVMGRVIEVASGMSFERFVQTRLFDPLKMKSSFWQVPQSEVGRLATNYAFVGDTRTPLDPAATSVFLQKPSFPYGGAGLVMSARDYDRFLHMIQDGGTLDGVRVMKPETIALATSNLLPAGVVFGGVGGGTGGTQGSNMGFGAGGSVVLVDTPNGPGKGTYAWGGAAGTIAWVDPSKHSRGNVMVNYFPADRIPLRQQVVAALLQDAARLRR; encoded by the coding sequence ATGAAACTGGTGCACTGGATTTCGACGGGGGGCCTTGCCGCATTGGCTGCCGCCACGGCCTATGCCCAGCAGGCGCAGCCGCGTCCGCAGGTCAGCCCGCAGGCTCGGCCGACGCCGCGGATGACGATCCCGGTCAATGCGCTGCTGCCTGCCACGTCCGCGCTGTTCGACAGCTATGTCGCGCAGAACAAGATGCCCGGGATCGTTGGCGCGTTCGGGGCTGGCGACGGGCCGACGCTGTTTCCGTCGGCGGGCAAGATCAGCGACGCCCCCAATGCTCCGGCGGCAGGCCCCGATTCGCTGTGGCGCGTCTATTCGATGTCCAAGCCGATCACCGGCATGTCGGCGATGATGCTGGTCGAGGACGGCAAGCTCAACCTCGACGATCCGGTCAGCAAATACATCCCCGCGTTCAAGGACATGAGGGTCGCGACCAGCCCCGACACGTCGCTCGCCACGCGGCCGGCGACGCGGCCGATCACGATCCGCAACCTGCTGACGCATACGGCTGGGCTCGGCTACACGATCGTCACCAAGGGGCCACTGCTCAAGGAATATGAGCGGCTCGGCATCCTGCCGCTGTCGGTCAGCGCGGCGATGGAAGAGAAGATGCGGCCCGTCCGGCCGAAATCGCTCGAGGAGTTCGCGAACCGCGTCGCGACGCTGCCGCTGATCGCCGAGCCGGGGACGAAGTGGAGCTATTCGATCGGGCTCGACGTGATGGGCCGCGTGATCGAGGTCGCTAGCGGTATGAGCTTCGAGCGGTTCGTGCAGACGCGGCTGTTCGATCCGCTCAAGATGAAGTCGAGCTTCTGGCAGGTGCCGCAGAGCGAGGTCGGGCGGCTGGCGACCAACTATGCGTTCGTCGGCGACACGCGGACGCCGCTCGATCCGGCGGCGACGTCGGTGTTCCTACAGAAGCCGAGCTTCCCGTATGGCGGTGCCGGCCTCGTGATGTCGGCGCGCGATTACGACCGGTTCCTGCATATGATCCAGGACGGCGGCACGCTCGACGGCGTCCGCGTGATGAAGCCCGAGACGATCGCGCTGGCGACATCGAACCTGCTGCCGGCGGGCGTCGTGTTCGGCGGAGTCGGTGGCGGCACCGGGGGAACGCAGGGGAGCAACATGGGCTTCGGCGCGGGCGGCTCCGTGGTCCTCGTGGATACGCCGAACGGGCCGGGCAAGGGCACCTATGCCTGGGGTGGTGCGGCGGGCACGATCGCATGGGTCGATCCGTCGAAGCATTCGCGCGGCAACGTGATGGTCAATTACTTCCCGGCGGACCGGATACCGCTCCGCCAGCAGGTGGTCGCGGCGCTGCTCCAGGATGCGGCGAGGTTGCGCCGATGA
- a CDS encoding thioredoxin domain-containing protein translates to MRVLLAVFALFLLTGAAPKRDWSQTARILPSGAYLIGNPAARVKLVEYASYTCSHCADFSVKSEPVLKRQMIASGSTSLEVRHFIRDRLDLSAAILARCTGPKGFSATSSAIFAAQPQWLERGIEFQQGNAARLAMYPAAAQIRANADGSGLTAFVKARGLSDAAINACFANQPEIDRIVKLTADAPKEIDSTPTFYLNGRLVPHVGWEQLEPALRKAGAR, encoded by the coding sequence ATGCGCGTCCTCCTTGCCGTCTTCGCCCTCTTCCTGCTGACCGGTGCCGCGCCCAAGCGCGACTGGTCGCAAACCGCGCGTATCCTCCCGTCGGGCGCGTACCTGATCGGCAACCCCGCCGCGCGCGTGAAGCTGGTCGAATATGCGAGCTACACCTGCTCGCACTGCGCCGACTTCTCGGTGAAGTCCGAACCCGTCTTGAAGCGCCAGATGATCGCATCGGGCTCGACCAGCCTCGAAGTCCGCCACTTCATCCGCGACCGGCTCGACCTGTCGGCAGCAATCCTCGCCCGCTGCACCGGCCCGAAAGGCTTCTCCGCCACCTCGTCCGCGATCTTCGCCGCGCAGCCGCAATGGCTCGAGCGCGGAATCGAATTCCAGCAGGGCAACGCCGCGCGCCTCGCCATGTACCCCGCCGCGGCCCAGATCCGCGCCAACGCCGACGGCTCCGGCCTGACCGCGTTCGTCAAGGCGCGCGGGCTCTCGGACGCCGCGATAAACGCGTGCTTCGCCAACCAGCCCGAGATCGACCGCATCGTCAAACTGACCGCCGACGCGCCGAAGGAGATCGACTCGACGCCGACCTTCTACCTCAACGGCAGACTCGTCCCGCATGTCGGCTGGGAACAGCTCGAACCCGCGCTCCGCAAGGCCGGCGCCCGCTAA
- the mutY gene encoding A/G-specific adenine glycosylase, whose product MNAKRSSVSGALLDWYDAHRRDLPWRAKPDDAVDPYRVWLSEVMLQQTTVAAVTPRFLSWTARWPDFATLAAADDADVMAAWAGLGYYARARNLVKAAKAVVAEHGGEFPRTEVELRALPGLGAYTAAAVAAIAFGERAVVVDANVERVVARLFAIQTPLPAARPAIRVAADSITPDTRAGDFAQAMMDLGSGICTTRAPKCLLCPIRTFCEGFKQGAPERLPVKAKKAAKPQRYGTIFWLERDGQVLLVRRQDKGLLGGMRAFPTGPWGEVALGFEDAPAQADWRMLDATVAHGFTHFDLQLTLAVATVEAHQPRVPTASEWWPVDELDTAGLPTVFAKAGKAIRNWAIRN is encoded by the coding sequence GTGAACGCCAAGCGCTCTTCGGTCTCCGGGGCCCTGCTCGACTGGTATGACGCGCATCGTCGCGACCTGCCGTGGCGTGCGAAGCCGGACGATGCGGTCGATCCGTACCGGGTGTGGCTGTCGGAAGTGATGTTGCAGCAGACTACGGTGGCCGCGGTGACGCCGCGGTTCCTGTCGTGGACGGCGCGGTGGCCGGATTTTGCGACTCTGGCGGCGGCGGACGATGCCGATGTGATGGCGGCTTGGGCGGGGCTTGGCTATTACGCTCGGGCGCGCAATCTGGTGAAGGCGGCGAAGGCTGTGGTCGCCGAGCATGGCGGGGAGTTTCCGCGGACCGAGGTGGAGCTGCGCGCTTTGCCGGGGCTCGGCGCATATACTGCGGCAGCGGTGGCGGCGATCGCGTTTGGCGAGCGTGCAGTGGTGGTCGATGCGAATGTCGAGCGGGTGGTTGCGCGGCTGTTCGCGATTCAGACGCCTTTGCCCGCGGCGCGTCCTGCGATTCGGGTGGCGGCGGATTCGATTACGCCGGATACTCGCGCGGGGGATTTCGCGCAGGCGATGATGGATCTGGGGTCGGGGATCTGCACGACGCGCGCGCCGAAGTGCCTGCTGTGTCCGATCCGCACGTTTTGCGAAGGCTTCAAGCAGGGCGCGCCCGAGCGGTTGCCGGTGAAGGCGAAGAAGGCGGCCAAGCCTCAGCGGTACGGAACGATCTTCTGGCTGGAGCGCGACGGGCAGGTGTTGCTGGTGCGGCGGCAGGACAAGGGTCTGCTGGGCGGGATGCGGGCGTTTCCGACCGGGCCTTGGGGTGAGGTTGCGCTCGGTTTCGAGGACGCGCCGGCGCAGGCGGATTGGCGGATGCTGGACGCGACCGTCGCACACGGATTTACGCATTTCGATCTGCAACTGACGCTTGCGGTGGCGACGGTCGAGGCGCATCAACCGCGCGTTCCAACGGCAAGCGAATGGTGGCCGGTCGACGAGCTGGATACTGCCGGGCTCCCGACCGTTTTCGCCAAGGCCGGTAAGGCCATTCGAAACTGGGCCATACGAAACTAG